One genomic segment of Brassica napus cultivar Da-Ae chromosome A3, Da-Ae, whole genome shotgun sequence includes these proteins:
- the LOC106437283 gene encoding formin-like protein 5 → MILGGGMCNQNWARLVLLLVLLSGFFLVIALAESSEKDETFISQFMAPSTGQANEQMVETLWAHSCWQDPDCVKEAVTIFKLCFPGSKDNNLELFGFTPSHLKQTLLMCIQKQGELNGHNLNYLKLLPSILDNAPRRNLASTPSPSPPPKRSSRRPPPAASKKSVSEKLTSKPASSAKGKEDHQKTIIIAVVTTAVSTFLLAACLFLCCTKVCGNGSGGRINDERPLLSLSSNEYSLGSSNNYGGSGKGHQSFNGNNSDNFVTLEERMSMDGMFNNINNSHGIPPLKAPPGRKSSKISWKPPSGKVEPLPPEPPKFLKVSSSKKSSHAPSPPPPPMPSSAGPPRPPPPAPPPGSGGPKPPPPPGPKGPRPPPPMSLGKKAPPASPGPASSGDDDAPKTKLKPFFWDKVQANPEQSMVWNDIRSGSFQFNEEMIESLFGYAAADKNKNDKKGGSGQAALPQFIQILEPKKGQNLSILLRALNATTEEVCDALLEGNELPVEFIQTLLKMAPTPEEELKLRLYSGEIAQLGTAERFLKAVVDIPFAFKRLEALLFMCTLHEEMAFVKESFQTLEVACQELRGSRLFLKLLEAVLKTGNRMNDGTFRGAAQAFKLDTLLKLADVKGTDGKTTLLHFVVQEIIRTEGRRAARTIRESQSFSSVKTEDLMAEETSEEMEENYRGLGLQKVSGLSSELEHVKKSANVDADSLTGTVLKMGHALAKAREFVNSEMKSSDEESGFREALEDFIQNAEGSVVEILEEEKRIMALVKATGDYFHGKAGKDEGLRLFVIVRDFLIILDKSCKEVREAKGKQVKMARKQGSTASSVASEIPRAPSLDPREKLFPAITERRVDQSSSDSD, encoded by the exons ATGATTCTAGGAGGAGGAATGTGTAATCAGAATTGGGCTCGTTTGGTTCTCTTGTTGGTTCTGCTCTCTGGGTTCTTCTTGGTGATTGCCTTGGCAGAGAGTTCAGAGAAAGATGAGACTTTTATTAGCCAGTTCATGGCTCCATCTACAGGGCAGGCCAATGAACAAATG GTAGAAACATTATGGGCACATAGTTGTTGGCAAGATCCAGACTGTGTTAAAGAAGCTGTCACAATATTCAAGTTATGTTTCCCAGGATCAAAGGATAATAACTTGGAGCTATTTGGTTTTACCCCTTCCCATCTGAAACAAACTCTTCTTATGTGTATCCAAAAACAAGGAGAGTTGAATGGTCATAACCTCAATTACCTTAAGCTCTTACCATCTATCCTTGATAATGCTCCCAGGAGAAATCTAGCTTCTACGCCTTCTCCTTCCCCTCCTCCCAAGCGTAGTAGTCGACGTCCACCTCCTGCTGCTTCTAAGAAAAGCGTTTCTGAAAAGTTAACTTCTAAACCAGCTTCATCCGCAAAAGGAAAAGAGGACCATCAGAAGACAATCATCATCGCCGTTGTCACCACTGCTGTTTCCACCTTTCTGCTCGCTGCGTGCCTCTTCTTGTGCTGTACTAAGGTTTGTGGAAATGGTTCAGGAGGCAGGATAAATGATGAACGTCCTCTTCTTAGTTTAAGTAGTAACGAGTACTCTCTTGGTTCATCCAACAACTACGGTGGTTCTGGCAAAGGTCATCAATCTTTTAACGGAAACAATTCAGACAATTTTGTTACGTTAGAGGAAAGGATGTCAATGGATGGGATGTTTAATAATATCAATAACAGTCATGGGATACCGCCGTTGAAGGCTCCACCTGGAAGAAAATCTTCTAAAATTTCATGGAAGCCTCCTTCTGGTAAAGTGGAGCCGCTTCCACCTGAACCACCCAAGTTTCTTAAAGTGTCCTCCTCAAAAAAGTCTTCTCATGCTCCTTCTCCACCGCCACCGCCCATGCCGTCTTCCGCTGGTCCTCCAAGACCACCTCCTCCAGCTCCTCCGCCTGGCTCTGGTGGGCCTAAGCCACCTCCTCCTCCCGGACCAAAAGGACCACGTCCACCTCCACCGATGAGCCTTGGCAAGAAAGCTCCTCCAGCGTCTCCTGGCCCAGCGAGTTCAGGAGATGATGATGCTCCCAAAACAAAGCTGAAGCCGTTTTTCTGGGATAAAGTGCAAGCTAACCCTGAACAGTCTATGGTTTGGAATGATATTAGATCAGGATCTTTCCA gttCAATGAGGAGATGATAGAGTCGTTATTTGGATACGCAGCTGCAGACAAGAACAAAAACGACAAGAAGGGAGGCTCTGGACAAGCTGCTTTACCTCAGTTTATTCAGATTCTTGAACCAAAGAAAGGACAAAACCTATCCATTCTCTTGCGTGCGTTGAACGCAACTACTGAAGAAGTCTGTGATGCCCTTCTTGAAg GAAACGAGCTTCCTGTTGAATTCATCCAGACGCTCTTAAAGATGGCACCAACACCAGAAGAAGAACTAAAGCTCAGACTATACTCCGGCGAAATagctcagctgggaacagccgAACGCTTCCTCAAAGCAGTAGTCGACATCCCTTTCGCCTTCAAGCGTCTAGAGGCGCTTCTCTTCATGTGCACGCTCCACGAAGAAATGGCCTTTGTCAAAGAATCTTTTCAGACGTTAGAGGTCGCTTGTCAAGAGCTCAGAGGAAGCCGCCTGTTCCTGAAGCTCCTAGAAGCCGTTCTCAAGACCGGAAACCGAATGAACGACGGCACGTTCAGAGGCGCCgcacaagcattcaagctagaCACTCTTCTGAAGCTAGCAGACGTGAAGGGAACAGATGGTAAAACGACTCTCCTCCATTTCGTCGTCCAAGAGATCATCAGAACCGAAGGGAGGAGAGCCGCGCGGACCATCAGAGAGAGCCAGAGCTTCTCCAGCGTCAAGACAGAGGATCTGATGGCTGAGGAGACCTCAGAGGAGATGGAGGAGAATTACCGCGGCCTCGGGCTTCAGAAAGTCTCAGGCCTTAGCAGTGAGCTTGAACATGTCAAGAAGTCTGCGAACGTGGACGCTGATAGCTTAACAGGGACCGTTCTCAAGATGGGACACGCGTTGGCCAAAGCGAGAGAGTTTGTTAACTCGGAGATGAAGAGTTCGGATGAGGAGAGCGGGTTCCGCGAGGCGCTTGAGGATTTTATTCAGAACGCTGAAGGGAGCGTTGTGGAGATTCTTGAGGAAGAGAAGAGGATCATGGCGTTGGTGAAAGCCACGGGTGATTATTTCCATGGGAAGGCGGGGAAAGACGAAGGGCTGCGTTTGTTTGTGATCGTGCGTGATTTCTTGATAATCTTGGATAAGTCTTGTAAGGAAGTCAGAGAAGCTAAAGGGAAGCAGGTGAAGATGGCGAGGAAACAGGGCTCAACAGCGTCATCAGTAGCTTCTGAGATTCCGAGAGCGCCTTCGTTAGATCCTAGAGAGAAGCTGTTTCCTGCTATTACTGAGAGACGTGTGGATCAGTCTAGTTCAGATTCAGACTAA
- the LOC111212826 gene encoding uncharacterized protein LOC111212826 → MMASSSPCLVAIFVAIWLQFLSISASTKSIDAICQHVTDKRFCIKTLTAYPPAASATNTFQTVSAAIHIAESYAEKCRKFTEKTAKENPKMKNQFMDCQDAYHRIVMSLRSAAGELKVSPDTSNYDVMVCTDQTTMVKDLVGKNRDVASNTIMKMTLMMNKLIAIAAAATDLLFPTEP, encoded by the exons ATGATGGCTTCTTCCTCTCCCTGTCTTGTTGCTATTTTTGTGGCAATTTGGTTACAGTTTCTCTCAATCTCTGCTTCAACAAAATCCATCGACGCCATATGCCAACATGTCACCGACAAACGCTTCTGCATCAAAACTTTGACTGCTTATCCTCCGGCGGCTTCTGCCACCAACACG TTCCAAACGGTGAGTGCCGCCATCCACATTGCCGAGTCCTATGCCGAGAAGTGTAGAAAATTCACCGAAAAAACTGCAAAAGAGAATCCGAAAATGAAGAACCAATTCATGGATTGTCAGGATGCCTACCATCGTATTGTAATGTCTCTCAGGAGTGCTGCCGGGGAGCTCAAAGTATCGCCGGACACTTCAAACTATGATGTCATGGTTTGTACAGACCAAACTACGATGGTGAAGGATTTGGTCGGGAAAAATAGAGACGTGGCTTCAAATACTATCATGAAGATGACATTGATGATGAATAAGCTTATTGCTATTGCTGCAGCAGCCACcgatcttcttttcccaaccGAACCATGA
- the LOC106441622 gene encoding 50S ribosomal protein L24, chloroplastic-like has product MHVKFGDTVKVISGRDKGKIGEVTKIFTHNSTIVIKDVNLKTKHMKSREEGEPGQILKIEAPIHSSNVMLHSKEKEVVSRVGHKVLEDGHKVRYLILTGELIDTVAKWKQLKEAKDKETTQAAVASAS; this is encoded by the exons ATGCATGTCAAGTTTGGAGATACGGTCAAAGTTATATCTGGACGAGACAAGGGTAAAATCGGAGAAGTCACTAAGATCTTTACCCACAACAGTACAATTGTCATCAAAGATGTTAACCTCAAGACCAAACACATGAAGAGCCGTGAAGAGGGAGAGCCTGGCCAAATTCTTAAG ATCGAAGCGCCGATCCACAGCTCAAATGTGATGCTGCATTCTAAAGAAAAGGAAGTGGTAAGTCGGGTGGGTCACAAGGTCCTTGAAGATGGACATAAGGTAAGATATCTGATCTTAACTGGGGAACTTATCGACACCGTTGCGAAATGGAAGCAACTTAAGGAGGCAAAGGATAAAGAAACAACTCAAGCTGCAGTTGCCTCCGCATCTTAG
- the LOC125601234 gene encoding classical arabinogalactan protein 9-like, which translates to MAPRRKSRAPSYRDLFGDDGSGTSSSGPSSSGPSSSTAVPDSQPSQRVAWSPPPPQMPPPQMPPPHMPPPPPPAAAPEPVPEGAVHPDLRVPSYAPFARYTVEDLLAQPGREGLDVLDPDRPRGTYW; encoded by the coding sequence atggctcctagaagaaAATCCAGAGCACCTAGTTATAGAGATTTGTTTGGCgacgatggttccggtacatcttcttccggtccatcgtcttctggTCCATCATCCTCCAccgcagttccagactctcagccttctcagagagttgcttggagtcctcctccaccgcagatgcctccaccgcaAATGCCTCCACCGcatatgcctccacctcctcctccagcggctgcacctgagcctgtcccagaaggtgcagttcatccggatttgcgtgtgccttcatatgccccattcgcgagatatacggtagaggatttgcttgcccagcccggacgagagggtttggatgttctagaccccgatagaccccgaggaacttattggtaa
- the LOC125601187 gene encoding ankyrin repeat-containing protein ITN1-like — protein MAPQKFIRNGMTSLPRLVEEYLSMLKETYEGTGLHLATQQGDEVYAKKIIELCPSLVSSTNSKGDTPLHVAARLGYTSIFIWMLESIKLHNACERKTIDAEMMNNDGLTPLHCAAMKGSVEILKEFLNRAPSSFYSVTLEKRETVFHIAARHKQNEAFISMAKSDNLGQLLYQLDIDGNTVLHVAASVGSIALVNYIMEETNVKVTTKNKNGFVAVDLLNEEDKDFLKLSNALMCGQRSSSPREIGNQTKAVILHRADDDTIKKRQKEILRFQSSDTPNKKFEMQLEALQSARNTLAIVAVLIASVTFTCGLNPPGGVYQEGSYIGKSTAGKTIAFMIFWISNSIALFTSVSMVILLVSIIPYREDSLLKFLVIAHWMMWVAVAAMASAYVSAALVTLPHFGETNWLIYATVAIASLTLGGMFVYLRFNLAKCMFRKVTLLKCLSTPPVRKNGYVDMAANIEKGYYSYC, from the exons ATGGCTCCACAAAAATTCATCAGAAATGGCATGACAAGTTTACCTCGGCTCGTAGAAGAGTATCTCTCTATGTTGAAGGAAACATACGAAGGAACGGGATTGCACCTAGCCACGCAACAAGGGGACGAGGTATATGCAAAGAAAATAATCGAGCTCTGCCCTTCCTTAGTAAGTTCCACCAATTCCAAAGGTGACACTCCTCTTCATGTTGCTGCTCGTTTGGGATACACAAGCATCTTTATTTGGATGTTAGAGTCCATAAAATTGCATAACGCATGCGAGCGAAAAACCATAGATGCAGAAATGATGAATAATGATGGCTTAACACCTCTGCATTGTGCGGCAATGAAGGGTTCTGTTGAAATCCTTAAGGAATTTCTCAATAGGGCTCCCTCTTCTTTCTACTCAGTCACATTAGAAAAGAGAGAAACTGTGTTTCATATAGCTGCGAGACACAAGCAAAACGAAGCCTTCATCTCAATGGCAAAGAGTGACAACTTAGGCCAACTTCTCTACCAGCTTGACATAGACGGCAACACGGTGCTTCACGTTGCCGCCTCCGTAGGCTCTATTGCG CTGGTAAACTATATAATGGAGGAGACAAACGTAAAAGTCACCACGAAGAACAAGAACGGTTTTGTAGCGGTTGACCTTCTCAACGAAGAGGATAAAGATTTCCTTAAGCTATCTAACGCTCTGATGTGCGGTCAACGCTCTTCAAGTCCTAGAGAGATTGGAAACCAAACAAAAGCAGTGATTCTTCATCGTGCAGACGATGACACGATAAAGAAGCGCCAGAAGGAGATTCTAAGATTTCAAAGCAGTGATACTCcaaacaaaaaatttgagatGCAATTGGAGGCTTTGCAAAGCGCTAGGAATACTCTCGCCATTGTCGCGGTCTTGATTGCATCTGTTACTTTCACATGCGGTTTAAACCCACCTGGTGGGGTCTATCAAGAAGGATCCTACATTGGGAAATCAACCGCGGGGAAAACCATAGCTTTCATGATCTTCTGGATAAGCAATAGCATCGCGTTGTTTACATCAGTGAGTATGGTCATTCTTCTCGTCAGCATTATACCTTACAGGGAGGACTCGCTTTTAAAGTTCTTGGTTATAGCTCACTGGATGATGTGGGTGGCTGTAGCAGCCATGGCAAGTGCTTATGTCTCCGCGGCATTGGTAACTTTACCTCATTTTGGAGAAACCAATTGGTTAATCTATGCCACTGTTGCTATTGCTAGCTTGACGCTAGGCGGTATGTTTGTTTATCTACGGTTTAATCTGGCTAAATGCATGTTTAGGAAGGTTACGCTTCTTAAATGCTTGTCTACTCCGCCAGTACGCAAGAATGGATACGTAGACATGGCGGCCAATATCGAGAAAGGCTACTACTCTTATTGCTGA
- the LOC106437291 gene encoding transcription factor ILR3 has translation MVSPENGNWICDLIEADYGGSFTIQAPAFSWPLHQPIGVSSHNSSVGVDGSAGISEASKDPPLSRKRVRCESSSATSSKACREKQRRDRLNDKFMELGVILEPGHPPKTDKAAILVDALRMVTQLRGEAQKLKDSNSSLHDKIKELKTEKNELRDEKQRLKTEKEKLELQLKAMNAPPQPSFFPAPPMMPTAFASAQGQAPGNKMVPFISYPGVAMWQFMPPASVDTSQDHVLRPPVA, from the exons ATGGTGTCGCCCGAAAACGGTAATTGGATATGCGACCTCATCGAAGCCGACTACGGGGGGAGTTTCACAATCCAAGCTCCTGCTTTCTCTTGGCCTCTTCACCAACCTATTGGCGTCTCTTCACACAACTCCAG CGTGGGAGTTGATGGCTCGGCTGGCATTTCTGAAGCTAGCAAGGACCCTCCTCTCTCCAGAAAGAG GGTGAGATGTGAGTCATCCTCTGCTACTAGCTCGAAAGCATGTAGGGAGAAGCAGCGACGTGACAGGCTGAATGACAA GTTTATGGAATTGGGTGTAATTTTGGAGCCTGGACATCCTCCCAAAACAGACAAGGCTGCAATCTTGGTCGATGCTCTCCGCATGGTAACACAGCTACGTGGCGAGGCACAGAAGTTGAAGGACTCCAATTCAAGTCTTCATGACAAAATCAAAGAGTTAAAG accGAGAAGAACGAGCTGCGAGATGAGAAGCAGAGACTGAAGACAGAGAAAGAGAAGCTGGAGCTACAGCTGAAAGCCATGAATGCTCCTCCTCAACCAAGCTTCTTCCCAGCCCCACCTATGATGCCAACTGCTTTCGCTTCTGCGCAAGGCCAAGCCCCTGGAAACAAGATGGTGCCATTCATCAGTTACCCTGGAGTTGCCATGTGGCAGTTCATGCCTCCTGCTTCAGTCGATACTTCTCAGGATCATGTCCTTCGTCCTCCAGTTGCTTAA
- the LOC106443329 gene encoding ankyrin repeat-containing protein BDA1-like: MDPRLQWVAQSGSVNALYSLIQKDPCILQNVDILPFMHTPLHEASSTGKIDLAMELMILKPSFAKKLNADGFTPLHLAVEYQQVELALELVKFDPSIVRIRGRGGMTPLHLVAKSGDVDLLTEFLLACPECIRDANVNGETALHIAVTNDRYEELKVLRGWMQRIRKSDASTTEIQVLNKRDREGNTALHLAAYKNNHQAVKQLLKCMPLNRNIQNKSGMTALDALRVNGPHMNRETESIIQKSGGKSGMSLSRVKTTSLFLSKPVTFWEYCTTGMARYRSRMSDGTRNSLLVITALIITATYQTAAQPQDDKYDKYEAAAQPPGAYYGAQDYNDDNILKIVLLWGFNTMAFFLAIALTFILLPVGRAYIWWYIFITGPLVCSYAISVFLKYTVTIFLLMYLMVAFIFLIYLLVFYVKWKRTTRKKVPKPRIDLISQGLGTMF, translated from the exons ATGGATCCAAGATTGCAATGGGTTGCTCAATCGGGTAGCGTCAATGCTTTATATTCTCTTATTCAAAAGGACCCATGTATTCTTCAGAACGTCGATATTTTACCTTTCATGCACACACCTCTCCATGAAGCTTCATCAACTGGCAAGATAGATTTGGCGATGGAACTGATGATTCTAAAGCCATCTTTTGCTAAGAAGCTAAACGCAGATGGGTTTACTCCATTACATCTTGCCGTCGAATACCAACAAGTTGAGTTAGCACTAGAGCTAGTCAAGTTTGATCCCAGTATTGTTCGTATTCGTGGTAGAGGAG GTATGACGCCATTGCATCTTGTGGCAAAAAGTGGGGACGTGGATCTTCTTACAGAGTTTCTCTTGGCATGTCCTGAATGTATCAGAGATGCAAATGTAAATGGAGAAACTGCTTTACACATTGCGGTTACAAATGATAGATACGAAGAGCTCAAAGTTCTCAGAGGGTGGATGCAAAGAATTCGCAAAAGTGATGCTTCAACCACCGAGATTCAAGTCCTGAACAAACGTGATCGTGAAGGCAACACGGCCTTGCACTTAGCGGCATATAAGAATAACCACCAG GCAGTAAAGCAGCTTTTAAAATGCATGCCACTGAACCGGAACATCCAGAACAAAAGTGGTATGACAGCCCTTGATGCCTTGCGAGTCAATGGGCCACACATGAACAGAGAAACGGAGAGCATTATACAGAAATCGGGTGGTAAGAGTGGGATGTCTCTGTCCAGGGTTAAGACAACGTCTCTTTTCCTAAGCAAACCGGTCACTTTCTGGGAATATTGCACTACGGGAATGGCACGTTACAGGAGTCGCATGTCAGACGGAACAAGGAACTCTCTTCTTGTAATAACAGCCCTTATCATCACAGCTACTTATCAGACTGCGGCACAACCGCAAGATGACAAGTATGACAAGTATGAGGCGGCGGCACAACCGCCAGGAGCCTATTATGGGGCGCAAGATTACAATGATGATAACATATTAAAGATCGTGCTACTATGGGGATTCAATACCATGGCCTTTTTCTTGGCGATTGCCTTGACATTCATACTCTTACCAGTTGGCAGAGCATATATTTGGTGGTATATCTTCATAACGGGGCCTCTCGTCTGTTCATATGCAATTTCAGTGTTCCTGAAGTATACCGTTACAATATTCTTACTCATGTATCTGATGGTTGCATTCATATTTCTCATCTATCTACTTGTATTCTACGTGAAGTGGAAGCGGACTACGCGGAAGAAAGTACCAAAACCTAGAATCGATCTGATTTCCCAAGGCTTAGGAACCATGTTCTAG